From the genome of Thunnus thynnus chromosome 1, fThuThy2.1, whole genome shotgun sequence, one region includes:
- the itsn2b gene encoding intersectin-2b isoform X4 has translation MNGGANIWAITPEERDKHDQKFDTLSPSMGYVSGEQARKFFLQSGLPASVLAEIWALADMNKDGKMDRLEFSIAMKLIKLKLQGTSLPVLLPVIMKQPPVPVPSLNNPNPPYGTISVPNMSMMGGTNLPMMTPIAIATSGLSPLTPMTGLTSLVPTATGLSPLIASNPTRPLMPTVGNTTLPNGTMGLLQPLPAGALATGLPLSASPYSSPLGLSSSSAGINKASSLLDLGSSSSTSSSPSVMSPMVAGPSDWAVPHASRLKYRQQFNSLDKGMTGYLTGLQVRGAMTTTMLTQTQLASIWTLADVDKDGKLKAEEFILAMHLVDMAKNGQPLPLTLPTELVPPSQRVAVNGSSSSLYAALTDDLDIEPPQKPKTNLTFEDKFKANLERGNAELEKRRQVLLEAERREQERRAQKVREEQEKREREAREAEERRRKEEERRLERQRELERQKEEERQREIERKEAAQRELERQRKEEWERRRRGELQIKREQEQDDIIKLKAKKRSLEMELEAVGNKHRQISDRLRDFQNKKKLQRTELDLISQRKDTRQQDMNNLQKQLEEFQRKLSQLTPEQRRLTEKLKNMALNNLPGSTMTTLKLGVTEKKGTCMKLQEQLETLEKETAAKLAEMDQYNKDMQELRESQKKQQAALEKLRGIKEDKRRELIRRKEQEEERKRQEERRRKEEEEAQRRIKMEKERQWQEKLKRDEEERQRRLQEEREAKQREEEERERQALIQAAKKEAERELRAKEEAERKRREEEQRKKREEDERLRQAERRRQEEERRKLEEERRQLEEERRKLEEERRKEEKRRKDEEERQKREEERKRLEEERRREREREEEERRRHRAAEAAIRDAEERRKREEEERKKREEEDRRKRDEERRKLQQQQQEEERKKREEERKRAEEERKRKAEEEERRKAEEERKRKEEASRQQPPSGVGKLDIQEKLTALLKGLEERKGGQPRATQHRKSAALTSFKALYPFTARNHEELSFNADDIIEVDETTEREEGWLYGSRQGKMGWFPESYVERVAPSDAANNAAAPKALLQSQLSNVLEASKASGTKSAFTPTHSPNPAPSETQGQVVGNLLAQALCSWTAKTDNHLNFNKDDVIQVLEQQENWWLGELNGEQGWFPKTYVTLLGEEESSDMKSSPPDASESNDSQQLEEYVALYTYESPEPADLTFSEGDIILVSKREGEWWNGSIGDRTGVFPSNYVKPKETDASSTSGKKKPEIAKVIRAHSSTGPEQLSLENGQLILILGKNVSGWWLGELQARGKKRQKGWFPASHVKILGSNSGKSTPAPQPVCQVIAIYDYTAANEDEMSFSKGQLINVLDKNDPDWWKGELSGTTGLFPTNYVKMTTADCDPSQQWCADLNSLETLSPQEKKRQGYIHELIQTEERYVDDLRIVQDVFQKPMSESGRLNEAEMNMIFVNWRELEACNTKFLKELRIRKKSGGENMPVQMIGDVLARELSHMQPYIRFCSCQINGATLLQTRTDNEQDFKEFLKKIATDYRCKGMPLSSFLLKPMQRITRYPLHIKNILECTAEGHPDRGPLKEALERAEELCQQVNEGVREQENSDRLDWIQNHVQCDGAAEHLVFNSLTNCLGPRKLLHSGKMYKVKSNKELWAFLFSDFLLLTHASKQFTSSGPDKLFSNKNNVQLKMYKPPVLLNEVLVKLPDPSSDEPVFHISHIDRVYILRTDNINERTAWVQKIKAASEEFIETEKKKREKVYQARSVKASGIGRLLVTILEATELKPAKPNGKSNPYCEVTMGAQIFTSRTLNDTLNPKWNFNCQFHIKDLYQDVLCITIFERDQFSPDDFLGRTEVPVATIKKELENKGSVTRRLLLHEVPTGEVWVRLDLQLYSK, from the exons ACACCAATGACAGGCCTCACCTCTTTGGTTCCTACAGCAACAGGCCTCAGTCCTCTAATAGCCTCCAACCCCACCAGGCCCCTAATGCCCACCGTGGGAAATACCACCCTGCCAAACGGCACCATGGGACTCCTCCAGCCACTTCCAGCCGGAGCTTTGGCCACTG GCCTACCTCTATCTGCATCCCCCTACTCCTCTCCGTTAggactttcttcttcttctgctggtATAAACAAGGCCTCATCGCTGCTGGACCTGGGATCTAGCAG CTCCACTTCCTCGTCCCCCTCTGTGATGTCCCCCATGGTCGCTGGTCCCAGTGACTGGGCCGTGCCACATGCATCCAGACTCAAATACAGGCAGCAGTTCAACAGCTTGGATAAAGGGATGACTGGATACCTCACTG GTCTGCAGGTGAGAGGTGCCATGACGACCACGATGCTGACTCAGACACAATTGGCCTCCATCTG GACTTTGGCCGACGTGGATAAGGACGGCAAGCTAAAAGCTGAGGAGTTTATTCTGGCAATGCATCTCGTGGACATGGCGAAAAACGGACAACCACTGCCGCTTACACTGCCAACTGAGCTGGTACCACCCTCACAAAG GGTTGCAGTGAATGGATCCAGCTCTTCTCTCTACGCAGCTCTAACCGATGACTTGGACATTGAACCTCCACAGAAACCCAAGACCAACC TGACATTTGAGGATAAATTCAAAGCCAATCTGGAGCGAGGGAACGCAGAACTGGAGAAAAGACGACAGGTGCTGCTGGAGGCGGAGCGGAGGGAGCAGGAAAGGCGCGCTCAGAAGGTGAGAGAAGAgcaagagaagagggagagggaggctCGGGAGGccgaggagaggaggaggaaagaggaggagaggaggctgGAGCGACAGAGGGAGTTGGAGAGGCAGAAAGAAGAAGAGCGACAGCGAGAAATCGAGAGAAAAGAG GCTGCACAGCGGGAGCTGGAGCGCCAGAGGAAGGAAGAGTGGGAGAGGAGGCGGCGAGGAGAGCTCCAGATAAAAAGGGAGCAGGAGCAGGATGATATTATTAAACTGAAAGCTAAGAAGAGGAGTCTGGAGATGGAGTTGGAGGCTGTG GGTAACAAGCATCGTCAGATCTCAGACCGACTGCGTGACTTTCAGAACAAGAAGAAGCTTCAGAGGACCGAGCTGGATCTGATCAGTCAAAGGAAAGACACACGCCAGCAGGACATGAACAACCTGCAGAAACAGTTAGAG GAGTTCCAGAGGAAGTTGTCCCAGTTGACTCCAGAACAGAGGAGACTAACTGAGAAACTCAAAAACATGGCGCTGAATAACCTGCCTG GGTCGACCATGACCACCCTGAAGCTGGGtgttacagagaaaaaagggaCATGTATGAAACTGCAAGAGCAGCTGGAAACTCTGGAGAAAGAGACTGCTGCCAAACTGGCTGAGATGGACCAGTATAACAAAGATATGCAG gAACTGAGAGAGAGCCAGAAAAAGCAGCAAGCGGCACTGGAGAAACTACGGGGCATCAAAGAGGACAAACGGCGTGAGCTGATTCGAAGGAAGgaacaggaagaggagaggaaaagacaggaggaaaggaggcgaaaggaggaggaggaagctcAAAG GCGCATTAAGATGGAAAAGGAGCGTCAGTGGCAGGAGAAGTTGaagagggatgaagaggagCGTCAGAGGAGGCTTCAGGAGGAGCGAGAGGCCAAacaaagggaggaggaggagagagagagacaggctcTCATCCAGGCAGCCAAGAAGGAGGCCGAACGAGAACTCCGAGCGAAGGAGGAGGCAGAGCGGAAGAGgcgagaggaggagcagaggaagaaaagagaagaggatgaACGCCTGAGGCAAGCGGAGAGACgaaggcaggaggaggagaggagaaagctggaggaggagaggaggcagctggaggaagagaggaggaaactggaggaagagaggaggaaggaggagaagagaaggaaagacGAGGAGGAGCGACAAAAgcgggaggaagagagaaagaggttagAGGAGGAGCgcaggagggagagggagagggaggaggaggagaggaggaggcacAGGGCTGCCGAGGCTGCCATCCGGgatgcagaggagaggagaaagcgagaggaggaggagaggaagaagagagaggaggaggacaggagaaagagggatgaagagaggaggaagcttcagcagcagcagcaggaggaggagaggaagaagcgcgaggaggagaggaaaagggcagaggaggaaaggaagaggaaagcggaggaagaggagaggaggaaagcggaggaggagagaaagagaaaggaggaggcATCCCGGCAGCAGCCGCCAAGTGGAGTCGGGAAGCTGGATATTCAGGAGAAACTGACCGCTCTGCTGAAAGGACTGGAAGAGAGGAAGg GCGGACAACCGAGGGCCACACAGCACAGGAAGTCAGCAGCTCTCACATCCTTCAAAGCGCTCTACCCATTCACTGCACGAAACCATGAAGAGCTCAGTTTCAATGCAGATGACATTATTGAG GTTGATGAGacgacagagagggaggaaggttGGCTGTATGGGAGCAGACAGGGGAAGATGGGCTGGTTCCCAGAGAGCTACGTAGAGAGAGTGGCTCCGTCAGATGCAGCTAATAATGCTGCTGCTCCTAAAGCGCTGCTCCAATCACAGCTTTCCAACGTCCTTGAGGCTTCAAAGGCATCGGGGACGAAGTCTGCCTTCACGCCGACACACTCTCCAAACCCCGCACCCTCTGAGACGCAGGGACAG GTGGTTGGTAACCTGCTTGCACAGGCCCTGTGCTCCTGGACAGCAAAGACAGACAACCATTTGAACTTCAATAAGGATGATGTGATTCAGGTTCTGGAGCAGCAGGAGAACTGGTGGCTGGGAGAGCTGAACGGTGAACAGGGCTGGTTCCCCAAGACATACGTGACACTGCTGGGTGAAGAGGAGAGTTCAGA CATGAAGAGCTCCCCTCCTGATGCTTCAGAGTCTAACGACAGCCAGCAGCTTGAAG AATACGTGGCGTTGTACACCTATGAGTCTCCAGAGCCTGCTGATCTGACGTTTAGTGAGGGAGATATAATCTTGgtgagcaagagagagggagagtggtGGAACGGATCTATCGGCGACCGTACAGGCGTGTTCCCCAGCAACTACGTCAAACCTAAAGAGACAGAT gCGTCAAGCACATCTGGGAAGAAGAAGCCAG AGATTGCCAAGGTGATCAGGGCTCACTCCTCTACCGGGCCTGAGCAGCTGAGTCTGGAAAATGGCCAGCTCATCCTCATCCTTGGAAAGAACGTGTCCGGCTGGTGGCTTGGAGAACTGCAG GCTCGTGGTAAAAAACGTCAGAAGGGCTGGTTCCCCGCCTCTCATGTCAAAATATTGGGATCCAACAGTGGCAAATCCACACCAGCACCCCAACCAG TCTGTCAGGTTATCGCCATATACGACTACACAGCCGCCAACGAGGACGAGATGAGTTTCTCCAAAGGTCAGCTGATCAATGTCCTGGACAAGAACGATCCTGATTGGTggaaaggagagctcagcgggACCACTGGCTTGTTCCCCACCAATTACGTTAAGATGACCACAGCGGATTGTGACCCCAGCCAGCAGT GGTGTGCAGACCTGAACAGCCTGGAGACGCTGAGCCCCcaggagaagaagagacaagGTTACATCCATGAGCTGATACAGACTGAGGAGAGATATGTGGACGACCTGCGGATAGTGCAAGAT GTGTTCCAAAAGCCGATGTCGGAGTCTGGCCGCCTGAATGAAGCAGAGATGAACATGATCTTTGTCAACTGGCGAGAGCTGGAGGCCTGCAACACTAAATTTCTCAA ggagcTTCGTATTCGTAAGAAGAGTGGCGGGGAGAACATGCCGGTGCAGATGATTGGAGATGTCCTGGCGAGAGAGCTGTCTCACATGCAGCCCTACATCCGCTTTTGCTCCTGCCAGATCAACGGAGCCACACTGCTCCAGACTCGCACCGACAACGAGCAGGACTTCAAGGAGTTCCTCAAG AAAATTGCCACAGACTACAGGTGTAAAGGCATGCCGCTGTCCAGCTTCCTGCTGAAACCCATGCAGAGGATCACGCGCTACCCACTGCACATCAAAAAT atccTAGAGTGCACTGCAGAGGGCCACCCTGACCGAGGTCCTCTTAAAGAGGCTCTGGAGAGGGCGGAGGAGCTCTGTCAACAG GTGAATGAAGGCgtgagagagcaggagaactCTGACCGACTGGACTGGATTCAGAACCACGTACAGTGTGATGGCGCTGCCGAG CACCTGGTTTTTAACTCTCTCACTAACTGTTTGGGCCCCAGGAAGCTGCTGCACAGTGGAAAG ATGTACAAAGTGAAGAGCAACAAGGAACTGTGGGCTTTCCTCTTCAGTGACTTCCTGCTTTTGACTCATGCGTCTAAGCAGTTCACCTCGTCTGGTCCTGATAAACTGTTCAGTAACAAGAACAACGTGCAGCTCAAGATGTACAAGCCG CCTGTGCTGCTAAATGAAGTTCTGGTGAAGCTTCCAGATCCTTCCAGTGACGAGCCCGTCTTCCACATCTCACACATCGATAGAGTCTATATACTCAGGACAGACAACATCAATGAACG gaCAGCATGGGTGCAGAAGATCAAGGCTGCATCTGAAGAATTTAttgagacagaaaagaagaaaagggaaaaggtCTACCAAG CGCGATCTGTGAAGGCAAGCGGGATCGGCAGACTCCTTGTCACCATCTTGGAGGCCACTGAACTTAAGCCAGCCAAACCCAATG GTAAAAGTAACCCCTACTGCGAGGTGACAATGGGAGCTCAGATCTTCACGTCCAGGACGCTCAACGACACTTTGAACCCCAAGTGGAACTTCAACTGTCAGTTTCACATCAAAGACCTCTACCAGGACGTCCTCTGCATCACCATCTTTGAAAGGGACCAGTTTTCACCTGATG ACTTTCTGGGACGGACGGAGGTTCCCGTAGCAACCATAAAGAAAGAGTTGGAGAACAAGGGGTCAGTGACTCGACGTCTTCTGCTGCACGAGGTTCCAACGGGGGAAGTGTGGGTCCGCCTCGACCTGCAGCTCTACAGCAAATAG
- the itsn2b gene encoding intersectin-2b isoform X3 translates to MNGGANIWAITPEERDKHDQKFDTLSPSMGYVSGEQARKFFLQSGLPASVLAEIWALADMNKDGKMDRLEFSIAMKLIKLKLQGTSLPVLLPVIMKQPPVPVPSLNNPNPPYGTISVPNMSMMGGTNLPMMTPIAIATSGLSPLTPMTGLTSLVPTATGLSPLIASNPTRPLMPTVGNTTLPNGTMGLLQPLPAGALATGLPLSASPYSSPLGLSSSSAGINKASSLLDLGSSSSTSSSPSVMSPMVAGPSDWAVPHASRLKYRQQFNSLDKGMTGYLTGLQVRGAMTTTMLTQTQLASIWTLADVDKDGKLKAEEFILAMHLVDMAKNGQPLPLTLPTELVPPSQRVAVNGSSSSLYAALTDDLDIEPPQKPKTNLTFEDKFKANLERGNAELEKRRQVLLEAERREQERRAQKVREEQEKREREAREAEERRRKEEERRLERQRELERQKEEERQREIERKEAAQRELERQRKEEWERRRRGELQIKREQEQDDIIKLKAKKRSLEMELEAVGNKHRQISDRLRDFQNKKKLQRTELDLISQRKDTRQQDMNNLQKQLEEFQRKLSQLTPEQRRLTEKLKNMALNNLPGSTMTTLKLGVTEKKGTCMKLQEQLETLEKETAAKLAEMDQYNKDMQELRESQKKQQAALEKLRGIKEDKRRELIRRKEQEEERKRQEERRRKEEEEAQRRIKMEKERQWQEKLKRDEEERQRRLQEEREAKQREEEERERQALIQAAKKEAERELRAKEEAERKRREEEQRKKREEDERLRQAERRRQEEERRKLEEERRQLEEERRKLEEERRKEEKRRKDEEERQKREEERKRLEEERRREREREEEERRRHRAAEAAIRDAEERRKREEEERKKREEEDRRKRDEERRKLQQQQQEEERKKREEERKRAEEERKRKAEEEERRKAEEERKRKEEASRQQPPSGVGKLDIQEKLTALLKGLEERKGGQPRATQHRKSAALTSFKALYPFTARNHEELSFNADDIIEVDETTEREEGWLYGSRQGKMGWFPESYVERVAPSDAANNAAAPKALLQSQLSNVLEASKASGTKSAFTPTHSPNPAPSETQGQVVGNLLAQALCSWTAKTDNHLNFNKDDVIQVLEQQENWWLGELNGEQGWFPKTYVTLLGEEESSDMKSSPPDASESNDSQQLEEYVALYTYESPEPADLTFSEGDIILVSKREGEWWNGSIGDRTGVFPSNYVKPKETDASSTSGKKKPEIAKVIRAHSSTGPEQLSLENGQLILILGKNVSGWWLGELQARGKKRQKGWFPASHVKILGSNSGKSTPAPQPVCQVIAIYDYTAANEDEMSFSKGQLINVLDKNDPDWWKGELSGTTGLFPTNYVKMTTADCDPSQQWCADLNSLETLSPQEKKRQGYIHELIQTEERYVDDLRIVQDVFQKPMSESGRLNEAEMNMIFVNWRELEACNTKFLKELRIRKKSGGENMPVQMIGDVLARELSHMQPYIRFCSCQINGATLLQTRTDNEQDFKEFLKKIATDYRCKGMPLSSFLLKPMQRITRYPLHIKNILECTAEGHPDRGPLKEALERAEELCQQVNEGVREQENSDRLDWIQNHVQCDGAAEHLVFNSLTNCLGPRKLLHSGKMYKVKSNKELWAFLFSDFLLLTHASKQFTSSGPDKLFSNKNNVQLKMYKPPVLLNEVLVKLPDPSSDEPVFHISHIDRVYILRTDNINERTAWVQKIKAASEEFIETEKKKREKVYQAARSVKASGIGRLLVTILEATELKPAKPNGKSNPYCEVTMGAQIFTSRTLNDTLNPKWNFNCQFHIKDLYQDVLCITIFERDQFSPDDFLGRTEVPVATIKKELENKGSVTRRLLLHEVPTGEVWVRLDLQLYSK, encoded by the exons ACACCAATGACAGGCCTCACCTCTTTGGTTCCTACAGCAACAGGCCTCAGTCCTCTAATAGCCTCCAACCCCACCAGGCCCCTAATGCCCACCGTGGGAAATACCACCCTGCCAAACGGCACCATGGGACTCCTCCAGCCACTTCCAGCCGGAGCTTTGGCCACTG GCCTACCTCTATCTGCATCCCCCTACTCCTCTCCGTTAggactttcttcttcttctgctggtATAAACAAGGCCTCATCGCTGCTGGACCTGGGATCTAGCAG CTCCACTTCCTCGTCCCCCTCTGTGATGTCCCCCATGGTCGCTGGTCCCAGTGACTGGGCCGTGCCACATGCATCCAGACTCAAATACAGGCAGCAGTTCAACAGCTTGGATAAAGGGATGACTGGATACCTCACTG GTCTGCAGGTGAGAGGTGCCATGACGACCACGATGCTGACTCAGACACAATTGGCCTCCATCTG GACTTTGGCCGACGTGGATAAGGACGGCAAGCTAAAAGCTGAGGAGTTTATTCTGGCAATGCATCTCGTGGACATGGCGAAAAACGGACAACCACTGCCGCTTACACTGCCAACTGAGCTGGTACCACCCTCACAAAG GGTTGCAGTGAATGGATCCAGCTCTTCTCTCTACGCAGCTCTAACCGATGACTTGGACATTGAACCTCCACAGAAACCCAAGACCAACC TGACATTTGAGGATAAATTCAAAGCCAATCTGGAGCGAGGGAACGCAGAACTGGAGAAAAGACGACAGGTGCTGCTGGAGGCGGAGCGGAGGGAGCAGGAAAGGCGCGCTCAGAAGGTGAGAGAAGAgcaagagaagagggagagggaggctCGGGAGGccgaggagaggaggaggaaagaggaggagaggaggctgGAGCGACAGAGGGAGTTGGAGAGGCAGAAAGAAGAAGAGCGACAGCGAGAAATCGAGAGAAAAGAG GCTGCACAGCGGGAGCTGGAGCGCCAGAGGAAGGAAGAGTGGGAGAGGAGGCGGCGAGGAGAGCTCCAGATAAAAAGGGAGCAGGAGCAGGATGATATTATTAAACTGAAAGCTAAGAAGAGGAGTCTGGAGATGGAGTTGGAGGCTGTG GGTAACAAGCATCGTCAGATCTCAGACCGACTGCGTGACTTTCAGAACAAGAAGAAGCTTCAGAGGACCGAGCTGGATCTGATCAGTCAAAGGAAAGACACACGCCAGCAGGACATGAACAACCTGCAGAAACAGTTAGAG GAGTTCCAGAGGAAGTTGTCCCAGTTGACTCCAGAACAGAGGAGACTAACTGAGAAACTCAAAAACATGGCGCTGAATAACCTGCCTG GGTCGACCATGACCACCCTGAAGCTGGGtgttacagagaaaaaagggaCATGTATGAAACTGCAAGAGCAGCTGGAAACTCTGGAGAAAGAGACTGCTGCCAAACTGGCTGAGATGGACCAGTATAACAAAGATATGCAG gAACTGAGAGAGAGCCAGAAAAAGCAGCAAGCGGCACTGGAGAAACTACGGGGCATCAAAGAGGACAAACGGCGTGAGCTGATTCGAAGGAAGgaacaggaagaggagaggaaaagacaggaggaaaggaggcgaaaggaggaggaggaagctcAAAG GCGCATTAAGATGGAAAAGGAGCGTCAGTGGCAGGAGAAGTTGaagagggatgaagaggagCGTCAGAGGAGGCTTCAGGAGGAGCGAGAGGCCAAacaaagggaggaggaggagagagagagacaggctcTCATCCAGGCAGCCAAGAAGGAGGCCGAACGAGAACTCCGAGCGAAGGAGGAGGCAGAGCGGAAGAGgcgagaggaggagcagaggaagaaaagagaagaggatgaACGCCTGAGGCAAGCGGAGAGACgaaggcaggaggaggagaggagaaagctggaggaggagaggaggcagctggaggaagagaggaggaaactggaggaagagaggaggaaggaggagaagagaaggaaagacGAGGAGGAGCGACAAAAgcgggaggaagagagaaagaggttagAGGAGGAGCgcaggagggagagggagagggaggaggaggagaggaggaggcacAGGGCTGCCGAGGCTGCCATCCGGgatgcagaggagaggagaaagcgagaggaggaggagaggaagaagagagaggaggaggacaggagaaagagggatgaagagaggaggaagcttcagcagcagcagcaggaggaggagaggaagaagcgcgaggaggagaggaaaagggcagaggaggaaaggaagaggaaagcggaggaagaggagaggaggaaagcggaggaggagagaaagagaaaggaggaggcATCCCGGCAGCAGCCGCCAAGTGGAGTCGGGAAGCTGGATATTCAGGAGAAACTGACCGCTCTGCTGAAAGGACTGGAAGAGAGGAAGg GCGGACAACCGAGGGCCACACAGCACAGGAAGTCAGCAGCTCTCACATCCTTCAAAGCGCTCTACCCATTCACTGCACGAAACCATGAAGAGCTCAGTTTCAATGCAGATGACATTATTGAG GTTGATGAGacgacagagagggaggaaggttGGCTGTATGGGAGCAGACAGGGGAAGATGGGCTGGTTCCCAGAGAGCTACGTAGAGAGAGTGGCTCCGTCAGATGCAGCTAATAATGCTGCTGCTCCTAAAGCGCTGCTCCAATCACAGCTTTCCAACGTCCTTGAGGCTTCAAAGGCATCGGGGACGAAGTCTGCCTTCACGCCGACACACTCTCCAAACCCCGCACCCTCTGAGACGCAGGGACAG GTGGTTGGTAACCTGCTTGCACAGGCCCTGTGCTCCTGGACAGCAAAGACAGACAACCATTTGAACTTCAATAAGGATGATGTGATTCAGGTTCTGGAGCAGCAGGAGAACTGGTGGCTGGGAGAGCTGAACGGTGAACAGGGCTGGTTCCCCAAGACATACGTGACACTGCTGGGTGAAGAGGAGAGTTCAGA CATGAAGAGCTCCCCTCCTGATGCTTCAGAGTCTAACGACAGCCAGCAGCTTGAAG AATACGTGGCGTTGTACACCTATGAGTCTCCAGAGCCTGCTGATCTGACGTTTAGTGAGGGAGATATAATCTTGgtgagcaagagagagggagagtggtGGAACGGATCTATCGGCGACCGTACAGGCGTGTTCCCCAGCAACTACGTCAAACCTAAAGAGACAGAT gCGTCAAGCACATCTGGGAAGAAGAAGCCAG AGATTGCCAAGGTGATCAGGGCTCACTCCTCTACCGGGCCTGAGCAGCTGAGTCTGGAAAATGGCCAGCTCATCCTCATCCTTGGAAAGAACGTGTCCGGCTGGTGGCTTGGAGAACTGCAG GCTCGTGGTAAAAAACGTCAGAAGGGCTGGTTCCCCGCCTCTCATGTCAAAATATTGGGATCCAACAGTGGCAAATCCACACCAGCACCCCAACCAG TCTGTCAGGTTATCGCCATATACGACTACACAGCCGCCAACGAGGACGAGATGAGTTTCTCCAAAGGTCAGCTGATCAATGTCCTGGACAAGAACGATCCTGATTGGTggaaaggagagctcagcgggACCACTGGCTTGTTCCCCACCAATTACGTTAAGATGACCACAGCGGATTGTGACCCCAGCCAGCAGT GGTGTGCAGACCTGAACAGCCTGGAGACGCTGAGCCCCcaggagaagaagagacaagGTTACATCCATGAGCTGATACAGACTGAGGAGAGATATGTGGACGACCTGCGGATAGTGCAAGAT GTGTTCCAAAAGCCGATGTCGGAGTCTGGCCGCCTGAATGAAGCAGAGATGAACATGATCTTTGTCAACTGGCGAGAGCTGGAGGCCTGCAACACTAAATTTCTCAA ggagcTTCGTATTCGTAAGAAGAGTGGCGGGGAGAACATGCCGGTGCAGATGATTGGAGATGTCCTGGCGAGAGAGCTGTCTCACATGCAGCCCTACATCCGCTTTTGCTCCTGCCAGATCAACGGAGCCACACTGCTCCAGACTCGCACCGACAACGAGCAGGACTTCAAGGAGTTCCTCAAG AAAATTGCCACAGACTACAGGTGTAAAGGCATGCCGCTGTCCAGCTTCCTGCTGAAACCCATGCAGAGGATCACGCGCTACCCACTGCACATCAAAAAT atccTAGAGTGCACTGCAGAGGGCCACCCTGACCGAGGTCCTCTTAAAGAGGCTCTGGAGAGGGCGGAGGAGCTCTGTCAACAG GTGAATGAAGGCgtgagagagcaggagaactCTGACCGACTGGACTGGATTCAGAACCACGTACAGTGTGATGGCGCTGCCGAG CACCTGGTTTTTAACTCTCTCACTAACTGTTTGGGCCCCAGGAAGCTGCTGCACAGTGGAAAG ATGTACAAAGTGAAGAGCAACAAGGAACTGTGGGCTTTCCTCTTCAGTGACTTCCTGCTTTTGACTCATGCGTCTAAGCAGTTCACCTCGTCTGGTCCTGATAAACTGTTCAGTAACAAGAACAACGTGCAGCTCAAGATGTACAAGCCG CCTGTGCTGCTAAATGAAGTTCTGGTGAAGCTTCCAGATCCTTCCAGTGACGAGCCCGTCTTCCACATCTCACACATCGATAGAGTCTATATACTCAGGACAGACAACATCAATGAACG gaCAGCATGGGTGCAGAAGATCAAGGCTGCATCTGAAGAATTTAttgagacagaaaagaagaaaagggaaaaggtCTACCAAG cagCGCGATCTGTGAAGGCAAGCGGGATCGGCAGACTCCTTGTCACCATCTTGGAGGCCACTGAACTTAAGCCAGCCAAACCCAATG GTAAAAGTAACCCCTACTGCGAGGTGACAATGGGAGCTCAGATCTTCACGTCCAGGACGCTCAACGACACTTTGAACCCCAAGTGGAACTTCAACTGTCAGTTTCACATCAAAGACCTCTACCAGGACGTCCTCTGCATCACCATCTTTGAAAGGGACCAGTTTTCACCTGATG ACTTTCTGGGACGGACGGAGGTTCCCGTAGCAACCATAAAGAAAGAGTTGGAGAACAAGGGGTCAGTGACTCGACGTCTTCTGCTGCACGAGGTTCCAACGGGGGAAGTGTGGGTCCGCCTCGACCTGCAGCTCTACAGCAAATAG